A genome region from Pseudorca crassidens isolate mPseCra1 chromosome 20, mPseCra1.hap1, whole genome shotgun sequence includes the following:
- the ZNF446 gene encoding zinc finger protein 446 isoform X3: MRRIRRYHTSPPLVPFGGSKKTPGTTMPSPLGPPSLPSVDPEATQEDPEAARQRFRGFCYQEVAGPREALAQLRELCRQWLRPEVHSKEQMLELLVLEQFLGALPPEIQAWVRGQQPGSPEEATVLVEGLQHDPGQLLGWITAHVLKQAVLPAAQNTEESVGSSHPSGTVEPRKAASWEGSKDAQLEENAQLSCSVKEEPDGYGQETAPSSPPHPARSHEGPAEQQEPTSVPFQPPRIQEEWGLLDRSQKEVYWDAMLQKYGTVVSLAGLPCPLPEARTEPEPEALSTGSEGARSLLPAVESQPERTLRELLSKSGWTSMASENRCDLGHAGWQVSESQSRRAEDQPPAAHGSPSGGIQDFGQCTVLLSYCCSNELGGLKQHKTYSLRTLNWVSLGPIKVSARLVPPEGSKGGIHFKAFSSL, translated from the exons ATGCGCAGGATTCGAAGGTACCATACGTCTCCGCCGTTG GTCCCCTTTGGTGGCTCCAAGAAGACTCCCGGCACAACAATGCCATCCCCACTGGGCCCCCCGAGTCTGCCCTCTGTGGACCCCGAGGCCACCCAGGAGGATCCTGAGGCAGCACGCCAGCGCTTCCGGGGCTTCTGCTACCAGGAGGTGGCCGGTCCCCGCGAGGCCTTGGCCCAGCTCCGGGAGCTCTGCCGCCAGTGGCTGCGGCCCGAGGTGCACTCCAAGGAGCAGATGCTGGAGCTGCTGGTGCTGGAGCAGTTCCTGGGCGCGCTGCCCCCTGAGATCCAGGCCTGGGTGCGGGGACAGCAACCAGGCAGCCCTGAGGAGGCCACTGTCCTGGTCGAGGGCCTGCAGCATGACCCTGGGCAGCTTCTGGGCTGG ATTACAGCACATGTCCTGAAGCAAGCGGTGCTCCCAGCCGCACAGAACACAGAGGAGTCTGTGGGGAGCTCCCACCCTTCAGGGACAGTGGAGCCCCGAAAGGCAGCCTCTTGGGAGGGGTCCAAGGATGCCCAGTTGGAGGAGAATGCCCAGCTCAGCTGCAGCGTGAAGGAGGAGCCTGATGGCTACGGGCAGGAGACAG CACCGTCCAGCCCCCCACATCCAGCCCGGTCCCATGAGGGGCCCGCTGAACAACAGGAACCGACCTCCGTGCCCTTTCAGCCACCCAGGATTCAG GAGGAGTGGGGGCTCCTGGACCGGTCACAGAAGGAGGTGTACTGGGACGCGATGCTGCAGAAGTACGGCACGGTGGTCTCCCTGG CAGGGTTGCCGTGTCCCCTGCCGGAGGCGCGCACTGAGCCGGAGCCGGAGGCGCTGAGCACCGGATCCGAGGGAGCGAGAAGCCTCCTCCCGG CTGTCGAGTCCCAGCCTGAACGGACATTAAGGGAACTTCTTTCCAAGTCTGGATGGACAAGCATGGCGTCTGAGAACAGATGTGACTTAGGCCACGCAGGCTGGCAGGTGAGTGAGTCACAGAGCAGGAGGGCGGAGGATCAGCCGCCTGCTGCCCACGGCAGTCCGTCTGGGGGCATTCAGGACTTTGGCCAGTGTACTGTACTGCTTTCCTACTGTTGCTCTAACGAGCtcggtggcttgaaacaacacaaaaCGTACTCTCTTAGGACTCTGAACTGGGTCTCACTGGGcccaatcaaggtgtcagcacgGCTGGTTCCTCCTGAAGGCTCTAAGGGGGGAATCCACTTTAAGGCTTTTTCTAGCTTGTAG
- the ZNF324 gene encoding zinc finger protein 324A isoform X4 — MLSSPASHPTDSFHHQPLLEAPALAALEGELQGPPPGRGETCSESHPQPVCVASDPARLPSPPHLWGRLFTCSSLSTCSGQSRSRHWGHSLARPAPGPAFVGLTLLGERQSASRVASPHLAEDRDVSGEAALPGPFQDGPPLAPTRVLPSAGASECGKSLEGRRGVSPSRERKPTGVSVIYWESGEASVSLRLTSSLRAPPGEKALADHPAPGKQPRASERQKLYACEAPGRAFPGAPEAQGDRGMGEAWREPQRLLAVSEPPTWAELGEALHAGPGLLSGEKPFECRACSKVFVKSSDLLKHLRTHTGERPYECAQCGKAFSQTSHLTQHQRIHSGETPYTCPACGQAFRHSSSLVRHQRIHTAEKAFRCAECGKAFSHRSNLSQHRKIHAGGRPYACTRCGRSFCRNSHLIQHERTHTGEKPFACALCGAAFSQGSSLFKHRRVHTGEKPFACAQCGRAFSHSSNLRQHRLLHTGERPFRCSDCGKAFAKGAVLLSHRRIHTGEKPFVCAQCGRAFRERPALFHHQRLHTGEKPARRPRASPLPQARPPSGASCEGTLGREAGPTAASGPATVPKTAEP, encoded by the exons CCCAGGCCGTGGTGAGACCTGCTCAGAATCCCACCCTCAGCCAGTCTGTGTGGCCTCAGACCCTGCCCGTCTTCCCTCACCACCTCATCTGTGGGGCCGTTTGTTCACGTGTTCATCGTTGAGCACTTGCAGTGGCCAGTCCCGTTCgcggcactggggacacagcctTGCCCGGCCCGCTCCTGGTCCTGCCTTTGTGGGGTTGACCCTGCTAGGGGAGAGGCAGTCAGCAAGCAGAGTTG CTTCCCCTCATCTGGCAGAGGACAGAGATGTTTCTGGAGAAGCAGCATTGCCAGGGCCCTTCCAGGACGGCCCCCCTCTGGCACCGACTAGGGTTCTCCCCAGCGCTGGTGCCTCTGAGTGTGGGAAAAGCCTGGAGGGTCGGCGCGGCGTGTCCCCCTCTCGGGAGAGGAAACCCACAGGGGTGTCTGTGATCTACTGGGAAAGCGGTGAGGCCAGCGTCAGCCTGAGGCTGACCTCTTCTCTGCGGGCCCCACCCGGGGAGAAGGCCCTCGCAGACCACCCTGCACCAGGCAAGCAGCCGAGGGCATCGGAGCGGCAGAAGCTGTACGCATGCGAGGCCCCGGGGAGAGCCTTCCCGGGCGCCCCAGAGGCTCAGGGGGACCGAGGAATGGGTGAGGCTTGGCGCGAGCCTCAGAGACTGCTCGCTGTCTCAGAGCCCCCGACCTGGGCCGAACTGGGCGAGGCCCTGCACGCTGGCCCCGGCCTCCTCTCTGGGGAGAAGCCCTTCGAGTGCAGGGCGTGCAGCAAGGTGTTCGTGAAGAGCTCGGACCTGCTGAAGCACCTGCGCACCCACACCGGGGAGCGGCCGTACGAGTGCGCGCAGTGCGGCAAGGCCTTCAGCCAGACGTCGCACCTGACGCAGCACCAGCGCATCCACAGCGGAGAGACGCCCTACACGTGCCCGGCCTGCGGCCAGGCCTTCCGGCACAGCTCCTCGCTGGTGCGGCACCAGCGCATCCACACGGCCGAGAAGGCCTTCCGCTGTGCCGAGTGCGGCAAGGCCTTCAGCCACCGCTCCAACCTCAGCCAGCACCGCAAGATCCACGCCGGGGGCCGGCCCTACGCGTGCACGCGCTGTGGCCGCAGCTTCTGCCGCAACTCGCACCTGATCCAGCACGAGCGCACGCACACGGGCGAGAAGCCCTTCGCCTGCGCGCTCTGCGGGGCCGCCTTCAGCCAGGGCTCGTCGCTCTTCAAGCACCGGCGCGTGCACACCGGCGAGAAGCCCTTCGCCTGCGCGCAGTGCGGCCGCGCCTTCAGCCACAGCTCCAACCTCAGGCAGCACCGGCTGCTGCACACGGGAGAGCGGCCTTTCCGTTGCTCGGACTGCGGCAAGGCCTTCGCCAAGGGCGCCGTGCTGCTCAGCCACCGACGCATCCACACGGGCGAGAAGCCCTTCGTGTGCGCACAGTGCGGCCGCGCCTTCCGCGAGCGTCCGGCCCTCTTCCACCACCAGAGGCTCCACACCGGTGAGAAGCCAGCGCGGCGGCCCCGGGCCAGCCCGCTCCCCCAGGCCAGGCCTCCTTCGGGGGCATCGTGTGAAGGCACACTGGGGAGGGAAGCCGGGCCCACTGCTGCCTCAGGCCCAGCCACGGTTCCGAAGACGGCTGAGCCTTGA
- the ZNF446 gene encoding zinc finger protein 446 isoform X5, with the protein MRRIRRYHTSPPLVPFGGSKKTPGTTMPSPLGPPSLPSVDPEATQEDPEAARQRFRGFCYQEVAGPREALAQLRELCRQWLRPEVHSKEQMLELLVLEQFLGALPPEIQAWVRGQQPGSPEEATVLVEGLQHDPGQLLGWITAHVLKQAVLPAAQNTEESVGSSHPSGTVEPRKAASWEGSKDAQLEENAQLSCSVKEEPDGYGQETAPSSPPHPARSHEGPAEQQEPTSVPFQPPRIQEEWGLLDRSQKEVYWDAMLQKYGTVVSLAGLPCPLPEARTEPEPEALSTGSEGARSLLPAVESQPERTLRELLSKSGWTSMASENRCDLGHAGWQAEPKCTVSPWVPGGLHPPPHSRSRGFPLP; encoded by the exons ATGCGCAGGATTCGAAGGTACCATACGTCTCCGCCGTTG GTCCCCTTTGGTGGCTCCAAGAAGACTCCCGGCACAACAATGCCATCCCCACTGGGCCCCCCGAGTCTGCCCTCTGTGGACCCCGAGGCCACCCAGGAGGATCCTGAGGCAGCACGCCAGCGCTTCCGGGGCTTCTGCTACCAGGAGGTGGCCGGTCCCCGCGAGGCCTTGGCCCAGCTCCGGGAGCTCTGCCGCCAGTGGCTGCGGCCCGAGGTGCACTCCAAGGAGCAGATGCTGGAGCTGCTGGTGCTGGAGCAGTTCCTGGGCGCGCTGCCCCCTGAGATCCAGGCCTGGGTGCGGGGACAGCAACCAGGCAGCCCTGAGGAGGCCACTGTCCTGGTCGAGGGCCTGCAGCATGACCCTGGGCAGCTTCTGGGCTGG ATTACAGCACATGTCCTGAAGCAAGCGGTGCTCCCAGCCGCACAGAACACAGAGGAGTCTGTGGGGAGCTCCCACCCTTCAGGGACAGTGGAGCCCCGAAAGGCAGCCTCTTGGGAGGGGTCCAAGGATGCCCAGTTGGAGGAGAATGCCCAGCTCAGCTGCAGCGTGAAGGAGGAGCCTGATGGCTACGGGCAGGAGACAG CACCGTCCAGCCCCCCACATCCAGCCCGGTCCCATGAGGGGCCCGCTGAACAACAGGAACCGACCTCCGTGCCCTTTCAGCCACCCAGGATTCAG GAGGAGTGGGGGCTCCTGGACCGGTCACAGAAGGAGGTGTACTGGGACGCGATGCTGCAGAAGTACGGCACGGTGGTCTCCCTGG CAGGGTTGCCGTGTCCCCTGCCGGAGGCGCGCACTGAGCCGGAGCCGGAGGCGCTGAGCACCGGATCCGAGGGAGCGAGAAGCCTCCTCCCGG CTGTCGAGTCCCAGCCTGAACGGACATTAAGGGAACTTCTTTCCAAGTCTGGATGGACAAGCATGGCGTCTGAGAACAGATGTGACTTAGGCCACGCAGGCTGGCAG GCAGAACCCAAGTGCACTGTTTCTCCATGGGTGCCAGGCGGGctgcaccctcctccccacagccgCTCACGTGGGTTTCCTCTCCCGTGA
- the ZNF446 gene encoding zinc finger protein 446 isoform X1 produces the protein MRRIRRYHTSPPLVPFGGSKKTPGTTMPSPLGPPSLPSVDPEATQEDPEAARQRFRGFCYQEVAGPREALAQLRELCRQWLRPEVHSKEQMLELLVLEQFLGALPPEIQAWVRGQQPGSPEEATVLVEGLQHDPGQLLGWITAHVLKQAVLPAAQNTEESVGSSHPSGTVEPRKAASWEGSKDAQLEENAQLSCSVKEEPDGYGQETAPSSPPHPARSHEGPAEQQEPTSVPFQPPRIQEEWGLLDRSQKEVYWDAMLQKYGTVVSLAGLPCPLPEARTEPEPEALSTGSEGARSLLPGGESESSREGRPGCPEAPPTARSKPYTCAQCGRTFDWKSVFVIHRRAHAGGPGAEKQPVGPPRRALPGPRSYACEECGRSFSWKSQLVIHRKGHAGQRRHFCGDCGHSFDWKSQLVIHRKSHRPEAP, from the exons ATGCGCAGGATTCGAAGGTACCATACGTCTCCGCCGTTG GTCCCCTTTGGTGGCTCCAAGAAGACTCCCGGCACAACAATGCCATCCCCACTGGGCCCCCCGAGTCTGCCCTCTGTGGACCCCGAGGCCACCCAGGAGGATCCTGAGGCAGCACGCCAGCGCTTCCGGGGCTTCTGCTACCAGGAGGTGGCCGGTCCCCGCGAGGCCTTGGCCCAGCTCCGGGAGCTCTGCCGCCAGTGGCTGCGGCCCGAGGTGCACTCCAAGGAGCAGATGCTGGAGCTGCTGGTGCTGGAGCAGTTCCTGGGCGCGCTGCCCCCTGAGATCCAGGCCTGGGTGCGGGGACAGCAACCAGGCAGCCCTGAGGAGGCCACTGTCCTGGTCGAGGGCCTGCAGCATGACCCTGGGCAGCTTCTGGGCTGG ATTACAGCACATGTCCTGAAGCAAGCGGTGCTCCCAGCCGCACAGAACACAGAGGAGTCTGTGGGGAGCTCCCACCCTTCAGGGACAGTGGAGCCCCGAAAGGCAGCCTCTTGGGAGGGGTCCAAGGATGCCCAGTTGGAGGAGAATGCCCAGCTCAGCTGCAGCGTGAAGGAGGAGCCTGATGGCTACGGGCAGGAGACAG CACCGTCCAGCCCCCCACATCCAGCCCGGTCCCATGAGGGGCCCGCTGAACAACAGGAACCGACCTCCGTGCCCTTTCAGCCACCCAGGATTCAG GAGGAGTGGGGGCTCCTGGACCGGTCACAGAAGGAGGTGTACTGGGACGCGATGCTGCAGAAGTACGGCACGGTGGTCTCCCTGG CAGGGTTGCCGTGTCCCCTGCCGGAGGCGCGCACTGAGCCGGAGCCGGAGGCGCTGAGCACCGGATCCGAGGGAGCGAGAAGCCTCCTCCCGG GAGGAGAGAGCGAGAGCTCCCGAGAGGGCCGGCCCGGCTGCCCGGAGGCCCCGCCAACCGCGCGGAGCAAGCCCTACACGTGCGCGCAGTGCGGCCGCACCTTCGACTGGAAGTCGGTGTTCGTCATCCACCGCCGCGCGCACGCGGGCGGCCCGGGCGCCGAGAAGCAGCCGGTGGGGCCGCCCCGGCGCGCGCTCCCGGGCCCGCGCAGCTACGCCTGCGAGGAGTGCGGCCGCAGCTTCAGCTGGAAGTCGCAGCTGGTCATCCACCGCAAGGGCCACGCCGGCCAGCGGCGCCACTTCTGCGGTGACTGCGGCCACAGCTTCGACTGGAAGTCCCAGCTGGTCATCCACCGCAAGAGCCACCGGCCCGAGGCCCCGTGA
- the ZNF324 gene encoding zinc finger protein 324A isoform X6, with amino-acid sequence MGEAWREPQRLLAVSEPPTWAELGEALHAGPGLLSGEKPFECRACSKVFVKSSDLLKHLRTHTGERPYECAQCGKAFSQTSHLTQHQRIHSGETPYTCPACGQAFRHSSSLVRHQRIHTAEKAFRCAECGKAFSHRSNLSQHRKIHAGGRPYACTRCGRSFCRNSHLIQHERTHTGEKPFACALCGAAFSQGSSLFKHRRVHTGEKPFACAQCGRAFSHSSNLRQHRLLHTGERPFRCSDCGKAFAKGAVLLSHRRIHTGEKPFVCAQCGRAFRERPALFHHQRLHTGEKPARRPRASPLPQARPPSGASCEGTLGREAGPTAASGPATVPKTAEP; translated from the coding sequence ATGGGTGAGGCTTGGCGCGAGCCTCAGAGACTGCTCGCTGTCTCAGAGCCCCCGACCTGGGCCGAACTGGGCGAGGCCCTGCACGCTGGCCCCGGCCTCCTCTCTGGGGAGAAGCCCTTCGAGTGCAGGGCGTGCAGCAAGGTGTTCGTGAAGAGCTCGGACCTGCTGAAGCACCTGCGCACCCACACCGGGGAGCGGCCGTACGAGTGCGCGCAGTGCGGCAAGGCCTTCAGCCAGACGTCGCACCTGACGCAGCACCAGCGCATCCACAGCGGAGAGACGCCCTACACGTGCCCGGCCTGCGGCCAGGCCTTCCGGCACAGCTCCTCGCTGGTGCGGCACCAGCGCATCCACACGGCCGAGAAGGCCTTCCGCTGTGCCGAGTGCGGCAAGGCCTTCAGCCACCGCTCCAACCTCAGCCAGCACCGCAAGATCCACGCCGGGGGCCGGCCCTACGCGTGCACGCGCTGTGGCCGCAGCTTCTGCCGCAACTCGCACCTGATCCAGCACGAGCGCACGCACACGGGCGAGAAGCCCTTCGCCTGCGCGCTCTGCGGGGCCGCCTTCAGCCAGGGCTCGTCGCTCTTCAAGCACCGGCGCGTGCACACCGGCGAGAAGCCCTTCGCCTGCGCGCAGTGCGGCCGCGCCTTCAGCCACAGCTCCAACCTCAGGCAGCACCGGCTGCTGCACACGGGAGAGCGGCCTTTCCGTTGCTCGGACTGCGGCAAGGCCTTCGCCAAGGGCGCCGTGCTGCTCAGCCACCGACGCATCCACACGGGCGAGAAGCCCTTCGTGTGCGCACAGTGCGGCCGCGCCTTCCGCGAGCGTCCGGCCCTCTTCCACCACCAGAGGCTCCACACCGGTGAGAAGCCAGCGCGGCGGCCCCGGGCCAGCCCGCTCCCCCAGGCCAGGCCTCCTTCGGGGGCATCGTGTGAAGGCACACTGGGGAGGGAAGCCGGGCCCACTGCTGCCTCAGGCCCAGCCACGGTTCCGAAGACGGCTGAGCCTTGA
- the ZNF446 gene encoding zinc finger protein 446 isoform X4 encodes MPSPLGPPSLPSVDPEATQEDPEAARQRFRGFCYQEVAGPREALAQLRELCRQWLRPEVHSKEQMLELLVLEQFLGALPPEIQAWVRGQQPGSPEEATVLVEGLQHDPGQLLGWITAHVLKQAVLPAAQNTEESVGSSHPSGTVEPRKAASWEGSKDAQLEENAQLSCSVKEEPDGYGQETAPSSPPHPARSHEGPAEQQEPTSVPFQPPRIQEEWGLLDRSQKEVYWDAMLQKYGTVVSLAGLPCPLPEARTEPEPEALSTGSEGARSLLPGGESESSREGRPGCPEAPPTARSKPYTCAQCGRTFDWKSVFVIHRRAHAGGPGAEKQPVGPPRRALPGPRSYACEECGRSFSWKSQLVIHRKGHAGQRRHFCGDCGHSFDWKSQLVIHRKSHRPEAP; translated from the exons ATGCCATCCCCACTGGGCCCCCCGAGTCTGCCCTCTGTGGACCCCGAGGCCACCCAGGAGGATCCTGAGGCAGCACGCCAGCGCTTCCGGGGCTTCTGCTACCAGGAGGTGGCCGGTCCCCGCGAGGCCTTGGCCCAGCTCCGGGAGCTCTGCCGCCAGTGGCTGCGGCCCGAGGTGCACTCCAAGGAGCAGATGCTGGAGCTGCTGGTGCTGGAGCAGTTCCTGGGCGCGCTGCCCCCTGAGATCCAGGCCTGGGTGCGGGGACAGCAACCAGGCAGCCCTGAGGAGGCCACTGTCCTGGTCGAGGGCCTGCAGCATGACCCTGGGCAGCTTCTGGGCTGG ATTACAGCACATGTCCTGAAGCAAGCGGTGCTCCCAGCCGCACAGAACACAGAGGAGTCTGTGGGGAGCTCCCACCCTTCAGGGACAGTGGAGCCCCGAAAGGCAGCCTCTTGGGAGGGGTCCAAGGATGCCCAGTTGGAGGAGAATGCCCAGCTCAGCTGCAGCGTGAAGGAGGAGCCTGATGGCTACGGGCAGGAGACAG CACCGTCCAGCCCCCCACATCCAGCCCGGTCCCATGAGGGGCCCGCTGAACAACAGGAACCGACCTCCGTGCCCTTTCAGCCACCCAGGATTCAG GAGGAGTGGGGGCTCCTGGACCGGTCACAGAAGGAGGTGTACTGGGACGCGATGCTGCAGAAGTACGGCACGGTGGTCTCCCTGG CAGGGTTGCCGTGTCCCCTGCCGGAGGCGCGCACTGAGCCGGAGCCGGAGGCGCTGAGCACCGGATCCGAGGGAGCGAGAAGCCTCCTCCCGG GAGGAGAGAGCGAGAGCTCCCGAGAGGGCCGGCCCGGCTGCCCGGAGGCCCCGCCAACCGCGCGGAGCAAGCCCTACACGTGCGCGCAGTGCGGCCGCACCTTCGACTGGAAGTCGGTGTTCGTCATCCACCGCCGCGCGCACGCGGGCGGCCCGGGCGCCGAGAAGCAGCCGGTGGGGCCGCCCCGGCGCGCGCTCCCGGGCCCGCGCAGCTACGCCTGCGAGGAGTGCGGCCGCAGCTTCAGCTGGAAGTCGCAGCTGGTCATCCACCGCAAGGGCCACGCCGGCCAGCGGCGCCACTTCTGCGGTGACTGCGGCCACAGCTTCGACTGGAAGTCCCAGCTGGTCATCCACCGCAAGAGCCACCGGCCCGAGGCCCCGTGA
- the ZNF446 gene encoding zinc finger protein 446 isoform X2 — protein sequence MRRIRRYHTSPPLVPFGGSKKTPGTTMPSPLGPPSLPSVDPEATQEDPEAARQRFRGFCYQEVAGPREALAQLRELCRQWLRPEVHSKEQMLELLVLEQFLGALPPEIQAWVRGQQPGSPEEATVLVEGLQHDPGQLLGWITAHVLKQAVLPAAQNTEESVGSSHPSGTVEPRKAASWEGSKDAQLEENAQLSCSVKEEPDGYGQETAPSSPPHPARSHEGPAEQQEPTSVPFQPPRIQEEWGLLDRSQKEVYWDAMLQKYGTVVSLGLPCPLPEARTEPEPEALSTGSEGARSLLPGGESESSREGRPGCPEAPPTARSKPYTCAQCGRTFDWKSVFVIHRRAHAGGPGAEKQPVGPPRRALPGPRSYACEECGRSFSWKSQLVIHRKGHAGQRRHFCGDCGHSFDWKSQLVIHRKSHRPEAP from the exons ATGCGCAGGATTCGAAGGTACCATACGTCTCCGCCGTTG GTCCCCTTTGGTGGCTCCAAGAAGACTCCCGGCACAACAATGCCATCCCCACTGGGCCCCCCGAGTCTGCCCTCTGTGGACCCCGAGGCCACCCAGGAGGATCCTGAGGCAGCACGCCAGCGCTTCCGGGGCTTCTGCTACCAGGAGGTGGCCGGTCCCCGCGAGGCCTTGGCCCAGCTCCGGGAGCTCTGCCGCCAGTGGCTGCGGCCCGAGGTGCACTCCAAGGAGCAGATGCTGGAGCTGCTGGTGCTGGAGCAGTTCCTGGGCGCGCTGCCCCCTGAGATCCAGGCCTGGGTGCGGGGACAGCAACCAGGCAGCCCTGAGGAGGCCACTGTCCTGGTCGAGGGCCTGCAGCATGACCCTGGGCAGCTTCTGGGCTGG ATTACAGCACATGTCCTGAAGCAAGCGGTGCTCCCAGCCGCACAGAACACAGAGGAGTCTGTGGGGAGCTCCCACCCTTCAGGGACAGTGGAGCCCCGAAAGGCAGCCTCTTGGGAGGGGTCCAAGGATGCCCAGTTGGAGGAGAATGCCCAGCTCAGCTGCAGCGTGAAGGAGGAGCCTGATGGCTACGGGCAGGAGACAG CACCGTCCAGCCCCCCACATCCAGCCCGGTCCCATGAGGGGCCCGCTGAACAACAGGAACCGACCTCCGTGCCCTTTCAGCCACCCAGGATTCAG GAGGAGTGGGGGCTCCTGGACCGGTCACAGAAGGAGGTGTACTGGGACGCGATGCTGCAGAAGTACGGCACGGTGGTCTCCCTGG GGTTGCCGTGTCCCCTGCCGGAGGCGCGCACTGAGCCGGAGCCGGAGGCGCTGAGCACCGGATCCGAGGGAGCGAGAAGCCTCCTCCCGG GAGGAGAGAGCGAGAGCTCCCGAGAGGGCCGGCCCGGCTGCCCGGAGGCCCCGCCAACCGCGCGGAGCAAGCCCTACACGTGCGCGCAGTGCGGCCGCACCTTCGACTGGAAGTCGGTGTTCGTCATCCACCGCCGCGCGCACGCGGGCGGCCCGGGCGCCGAGAAGCAGCCGGTGGGGCCGCCCCGGCGCGCGCTCCCGGGCCCGCGCAGCTACGCCTGCGAGGAGTGCGGCCGCAGCTTCAGCTGGAAGTCGCAGCTGGTCATCCACCGCAAGGGCCACGCCGGCCAGCGGCGCCACTTCTGCGGTGACTGCGGCCACAGCTTCGACTGGAAGTCCCAGCTGGTCATCCACCGCAAGAGCCACCGGCCCGAGGCCCCGTGA